One window of uncultured Trichococcus sp. genomic DNA carries:
- a CDS encoding dipeptide epimerase has translation MMKIDRIEIGEVAIPLRMPFKTASRTIDTVHNILIRIVTDSGTAGYGEAPPTALITGETKASIREAIMQYIAPSIIGMEIFDLDTITERLHASIVNNTSAKAAVDMAVYDLYAKTLGQPLYKVLGGAKRKIETAHTISANPTDEMVSDSLQAIQDGFGILNVNVGKQGLKDVESLIAIRKAVGPDIRIRVEANQSWSPQEAVRIISMLEDKDMQAELVEQPVKAHDLTGLKFVAQHVQTPIAADESVFSVKDALHIIQTQSADLINIKLMKTGGIHEALKICTMAETYGVDCMIGCMLESKISVSAAVHLAAAKNCITMVDLIGPSFYKIEAYEGGPMFIGGTIKLGDANGIGINAFPKAHFKKLGVVK, from the coding sequence ATGATGAAAATCGACAGAATTGAAATTGGGGAAGTGGCCATTCCGCTGCGGATGCCATTCAAGACAGCATCACGCACGATTGATACCGTGCATAACATCCTTATCCGCATCGTGACCGATAGCGGGACCGCAGGCTATGGGGAGGCGCCACCGACAGCCTTGATCACCGGCGAAACAAAGGCTTCCATCCGCGAGGCCATCATGCAATACATTGCTCCGAGCATCATCGGAATGGAAATTTTCGATCTGGATACCATCACGGAAAGGCTGCATGCCAGCATCGTCAACAACACATCTGCGAAAGCTGCAGTTGACATGGCTGTTTACGACCTATATGCCAAAACGCTCGGACAACCTTTGTATAAAGTATTGGGCGGGGCGAAACGGAAAATCGAGACTGCCCACACCATCAGCGCCAATCCGACAGACGAGATGGTTAGTGACAGCCTTCAGGCCATTCAGGATGGCTTCGGCATTCTGAATGTGAATGTCGGGAAGCAAGGGCTCAAGGATGTGGAGAGCTTGATTGCCATCCGTAAGGCAGTCGGACCAGATATCCGCATCCGGGTCGAGGCCAATCAAAGTTGGAGTCCTCAGGAGGCGGTCCGCATCATCAGCATGCTCGAGGATAAGGATATGCAGGCCGAACTGGTGGAACAGCCAGTGAAGGCACACGATCTGACAGGCCTGAAATTTGTTGCGCAACACGTCCAAACGCCGATAGCGGCCGACGAGAGCGTCTTCTCCGTAAAGGATGCCCTCCACATCATCCAGACACAATCAGCCGACCTCATCAATATCAAACTGATGAAGACGGGGGGCATTCATGAGGCACTCAAAATCTGCACCATGGCGGAAACCTACGGAGTGGACTGCATGATCGGCTGCATGCTGGAAAGCAAGATTTCCGTCAGCGCCGCGGTCCATCTGGCAGCCGCCAAAAACTGCATCACGATGGTCGACCTCATCGGGCCGTCGTTCTACAAAATCGAAGCCTATGAGGGCGGTCCGATGTTCATCGGAGGCACAATCAAACTGGGCGATGCGAACGGCATCGGCATCAACGCTTTTCCGAAGGCCCATTTCAAGAAACTCGGAGTCGTGAAATAA